The Dehalogenimonas lykanthroporepellens BL-DC-9 genome includes a window with the following:
- a CDS encoding reductive dehalogenase anchoring protein (KEGG: dev:DhcVS_1307 reductive dehalogenase anchoring protein) has protein sequence MYFLFFLFGAAVATLIVWLLKQNIKLRWYEWLMGALAIILAVAAIQHYSGSMQENIPQAANLGLMIFGIPAVVLAVVTGLTAWRHNQARQ, from the coding sequence ATGTACTTTTTGTTCTTTTTATTCGGTGCGGCGGTAGCCACTCTAATCGTCTGGTTGTTAAAGCAAAACATTAAACTGAGGTGGTACGAATGGCTGATGGGCGCCCTGGCGATAATTCTCGCTGTTGCCGCCATCCAGCATTATTCGGGTTCCATGCAGGAAAATATTCCTCAGGCGGCGAACCTGGGATTGATGATTTTCGGTATCCCGGCTGTTGTTCTGGCAGTTGTTACCGGCCTGACCGCCTGGCGGCACAACCAGGCCCGACAGTAA
- a CDS encoding reductive dehalogenase (KEGG: deb:DehaBAV1_0284 reductive dehalogenase~TIGRFAM: reductive dehalogenase~PFAM: Twin-arginine translocation pathway, signal sequence, subgroup) has product MSTFHSTISRRDFMKGLGLAGAGLGAATAISPPVQDLEELAAIGDYQKPDMPWWVKQRDLYDPTAEIDWDVIKPFPGRVRMSPGDPLYMDPYSTENGRKYVEAMNKRDPTFDWLDPRRAALDAAARERGGALGASLAGPPVTMTPEEQGYPKWNGTLEENFKLLRGAVRFLGGSDVGVVERDDKCLKIADADWATESGISEPYQKADGTKVTPSSYNWGFVWTMRQAQDLTLRQGGGAGRADAEAGNPLGIAESAAVWMAYTHLAIVERRIQVFLRGIGYRGAPGFGLRGAIGSVTGMIEHARMGSVGVHPLYGATIRGLYNMYTDLPLPPTNPIDAGLMRFCETCGLCADTCPGGLIETGPSSWETPRPDFRAGYKGWRTTIANCPHCPQCQATCPFNSAEKTSFIHDAIRLTVSTAPVFNSFFADMDHAMGYGKLPQEGYWETWWKQPTHGYDTYR; this is encoded by the coding sequence ATGTCGACATTTCACAGCACTATCTCACGCCGTGACTTTATGAAAGGACTGGGATTGGCTGGTGCCGGTCTGGGAGCCGCTACCGCAATTTCGCCGCCGGTACAAGACCTGGAAGAACTTGCCGCAATTGGCGACTACCAGAAGCCGGATATGCCATGGTGGGTAAAGCAACGGGATCTTTATGACCCGACGGCAGAAATTGACTGGGATGTAATCAAACCGTTCCCTGGCAGAGTCAGGATGTCTCCGGGAGACCCTTTGTACATGGACCCATATTCAACGGAAAACGGCCGGAAATATGTAGAAGCCATGAACAAGCGAGACCCGACTTTCGACTGGCTCGATCCGCGCCGGGCCGCCCTCGATGCCGCGGCAAGGGAAAGAGGCGGTGCCCTGGGAGCCAGCCTGGCCGGTCCGCCGGTAACCATGACCCCAGAAGAACAGGGGTATCCCAAATGGAATGGGACGCTGGAAGAGAATTTCAAACTCCTGCGAGGTGCCGTTCGTTTCCTGGGTGGTTCTGATGTCGGTGTAGTTGAACGGGATGACAAGTGCCTGAAAATCGCAGACGCAGATTGGGCCACCGAAAGCGGTATCTCCGAGCCATATCAAAAGGCCGATGGCACTAAGGTAACACCGTCCAGTTATAACTGGGGTTTCGTCTGGACAATGCGTCAGGCTCAGGACCTGACTCTGCGTCAGGGCGGCGGAGCCGGCAGAGCTGATGCTGAAGCCGGCAACCCGCTGGGAATCGCTGAAAGCGCCGCCGTCTGGATGGCCTATACCCACCTGGCCATAGTCGAACGAAGGATACAGGTTTTCCTGAGAGGCATTGGCTACCGGGGTGCGCCAGGTTTCGGCTTGAGGGGTGCCATCGGTTCGGTGACAGGAATGATCGAACACGCTCGGATGGGTAGTGTCGGTGTCCACCCGTTATATGGTGCGACGATTCGCGGGTTGTACAATATGTACACCGACCTGCCGTTACCGCCGACCAATCCCATTGACGCTGGACTGATGCGTTTCTGTGAGACCTGCGGCCTGTGCGCTGATACCTGCCCCGGGGGATTGATTGAAACCGGGCCGTCAAGTTGGGAGACCCCGCGGCCGGATTTCAGAGCCGGATATAAAGGATGGCGAACTACCATTGCCAATTGCCCGCATTGTCCGCAGTGTCAGGCGACGTGCCCGTTCAATTCGGCAGAGAAAACCAGCTTTATTCATGATGCCATCAGGTTGACCGTCTCGACCGCTCCGGTATTCAACAGTTTCTTCGCCGACATGGATCATGCCATGGGTTATGGCAAACTGCCTCAGGAAGGCTACTGGGAAACCTGGTGGAAGCAACCGACTCATGGTTATGATACTTACAGATAA
- a CDS encoding reductive dehalogenase (KEGG: deh:cbdb_A84 putative reductive dehalogenase~TIGRFAM: reductive dehalogenase~PFAM: Twin-arginine translocation pathway, signal sequence, subgroup), with product MVKYHNTLSRRQFMKGLGLAGAGLGVAAGVATPFQDIDELTSSANDPNKQPWWIKKMDIGKPTTDIDWNKMQRFDKRPMGQAIPFVAPENIGKMMAQNEEVRQKALANQPGFTRRDWALQASAIFGEEIGLSSAGKFLHTTYSSAMPLGDHSDPKDKGLPPWQGTEEENLQTMLAAVRHFGGSEIGVTELTEQTRKLIFANDGQHDIVFRDVDEPEETATTKVIPNRFRWVLSYSIVQSHELNKRVGTQLGTATFAHAYSRAAVTQAHVQNFLGNLGYRGIGSHPGAITGFGTLSGLGELGRMGVLISPKHGALVRMPMMLITDFPMAPTNPIDAGIEKFCAGCLKCSDNCPSGSISTEDASWESGSGPWNNPGIKSWKTNFNTCFNYWITGPAAGCGICQGICMFNKYDIASVHSLIKVVVANSSMFTSFFRDMDDAFGYGLTSEYEQWWDLDLPLYGQEI from the coding sequence ATGGTTAAATACCACAACACGTTATCAAGACGGCAATTCATGAAAGGGTTGGGACTGGCCGGAGCCGGTTTGGGAGTAGCAGCCGGTGTAGCTACCCCGTTCCAGGATATCGATGAACTGACTTCATCTGCTAATGATCCGAACAAACAACCCTGGTGGATAAAGAAGATGGACATCGGGAAACCAACGACAGATATCGACTGGAACAAGATGCAACGTTTCGACAAACGACCGATGGGCCAGGCCATTCCCTTCGTTGCTCCCGAAAACATCGGTAAGATGATGGCCCAGAATGAAGAAGTGCGACAAAAAGCCCTGGCCAACCAACCGGGCTTTACCCGGCGGGACTGGGCACTTCAGGCGTCAGCCATTTTTGGTGAGGAAATCGGGTTGTCTTCGGCGGGGAAATTCCTCCATACTACCTATAGTTCTGCAATGCCTCTTGGTGACCATTCGGATCCGAAGGATAAAGGCTTACCACCCTGGCAGGGCACCGAAGAAGAAAATCTGCAGACGATGCTGGCGGCTGTCAGGCACTTTGGCGGGTCGGAAATCGGTGTTACCGAGCTGACCGAACAAACCAGGAAACTTATATTTGCCAACGATGGGCAACACGATATTGTTTTCCGGGACGTGGATGAACCTGAAGAAACCGCCACTACCAAAGTTATTCCTAACCGATTCCGGTGGGTGCTGAGCTACTCCATTGTCCAGTCCCATGAACTTAATAAACGGGTTGGGACCCAGCTCGGTACCGCGACTTTCGCCCACGCTTACTCCCGCGCCGCGGTGACTCAGGCTCATGTCCAGAACTTCCTGGGAAATCTCGGCTATCGGGGAATCGGTTCTCACCCGGGTGCTATTACAGGTTTCGGCACACTAAGCGGATTAGGTGAACTGGGAAGAATGGGGGTCTTGATATCACCCAAGCATGGGGCCCTTGTCCGTATGCCCATGATGCTGATTACCGATTTCCCCATGGCTCCTACCAATCCAATCGATGCCGGCATTGAAAAATTCTGTGCTGGTTGCCTGAAATGCTCTGATAACTGCCCCTCAGGTTCGATCAGCACCGAGGACGCCAGTTGGGAATCCGGCTCCGGTCCCTGGAATAACCCGGGCATAAAAAGCTGGAAAACCAATTTCAATACCTGTTTCAACTACTGGATAACGGGGCCGGCGGCCGGTTGCGGTATTTGCCAGGGCATATGTATGTTTAATAAGTATGATATCGCTTCAGTCCACTCGTTGATTAAGGTTGTTGTCGCCAATTCCTCGATGTTTACCTCCTTCTTCCGTGATATGGATGATGCCTTCGGTTACGGGCTGACTTCAGAATACGAGCAGTGGTGGGATTTGGATTTACCACTGTATGGTCAAGAAATTTGA
- a CDS encoding HicB family protein (PFAM: HicB family protein~KEGG: glo:Glov_2139 HicB family protein), producing MDKYTYRVTWSDEDEEYVGLCAEFPSLSWLAESQGEALVGIRNTVSQVIQDLAANGESVPEPLASKNCSGKLQVRITPELHKALQIQAAESRVSLNRLISDKLARC from the coding sequence ATACACTTACAGAGTAACCTGGTCGGATGAAGACGAAGAATATGTCGGGCTGTGCGCTGAGTTCCCTTCCTTGAGCTGGCTGGCAGAAAGCCAGGGAGAAGCATTGGTTGGTATCCGGAATACGGTAAGCCAGGTAATTCAGGATTTGGCGGCCAACGGCGAATCCGTACCCGAACCCTTAGCTTCAAAGAATTGTTCCGGCAAGCTTCAGGTACGTATCACCCCGGAATTGCATAAAGCTCTTCAGATTCAGGCCGCAGAATCCAGGGTCAGCCTGAACCGGCTCATCAGCGACAAGCTGGCGCGGTGTTGA
- a CDS encoding PAS/PAC sensor signal transduction histidine kinase (TIGRFAM: PAS sensor protein~PFAM: ATP-binding region ATPase domain protein; histidine kinase A domain protein; PAS fold domain protein~KEGG: det:DET0305 sensory box sensor histidine kinase~SMART: ATP-binding region ATPase domain protein; histidine kinase A domain protein; PAS domain containing protein; PAC repeat-containing protein): MTENSKYLHLAGLSLEHSGLMALWADRSGRILVVNEALCRFLGHTQGNLKKMFVWELDPSLDKGKWGKMFANLASVAVSEKETIFVDSRGEQVPVIVSGHHIADGENEMVFILARDDRRTTELSSNLADARQEIATERTEHQKSLQAQESHLVQRDVIFENCNDSVIISKIHAVDFPDTIIYDVNPATCRMLGYRREELIGRPTSILRPLSECGSAMDARRSRLLGNGQGAIETRHLAKNGQSIDVELRAQVVEIGGEKYAIAICRDISARLKKQETIEKLLEQERILRSRLEKQTYEQTEFYRALVHELKTPLTPIMLTAEALSDRVEPRFKPQMEGIVRGARLLEDIINDLHDLIRSEVGTLSLSPAKFDLDDLIAEVTELLSPQIKEKNIIFEQFQGKANIRLNADRGRIRQIILNLLNNAIKYSVSGQAIEIYSGEQGKNAVIDIVDHGVGIEPSQLDVIFKPYFSKTGGLGLGLALAKNLAELHNGSVSVISQPGKGSKFTLVLPVSG; encoded by the coding sequence ATGACAGAAAACAGCAAATACCTTCATCTGGCCGGACTATCCCTGGAACATTCGGGGCTTATGGCGCTTTGGGCAGACCGGAGCGGGCGTATTCTGGTCGTTAATGAAGCCCTATGCCGTTTTCTCGGTCATACTCAGGGTAATCTGAAAAAGATGTTCGTATGGGAACTGGATCCCAGTCTGGACAAGGGTAAATGGGGAAAAATGTTCGCCAACTTGGCGAGTGTCGCTGTTTCTGAAAAAGAAACAATTTTTGTCGACAGCAGAGGCGAACAAGTGCCTGTAATTGTCAGCGGGCATCACATAGCCGATGGTGAAAACGAGATGGTGTTCATCCTTGCCCGGGATGATCGCCGGACAACAGAGCTCTCTTCTAACCTGGCTGATGCCCGACAGGAGATTGCCACCGAAAGAACGGAGCATCAGAAATCACTCCAGGCTCAAGAGTCTCACCTCGTCCAGCGCGATGTCATCTTCGAGAACTGTAACGATTCTGTAATTATTTCTAAAATTCACGCAGTGGATTTCCCGGATACGATAATCTACGATGTAAATCCGGCAACCTGCCGCATGCTGGGTTACCGGCGCGAGGAATTGATCGGTCGACCGACATCCATACTGCGCCCGCTTTCGGAGTGCGGTTCGGCTATGGACGCCCGACGAAGCCGGCTCCTGGGTAACGGGCAGGGGGCTATCGAAACCAGGCATCTGGCTAAAAACGGGCAATCGATAGATGTGGAGCTGAGGGCGCAGGTAGTCGAAATCGGGGGCGAAAAATACGCTATCGCTATTTGTCGGGACATCTCCGCACGATTAAAAAAACAAGAAACCATTGAAAAACTGTTGGAACAGGAACGCATCTTGAGGTCCCGTCTGGAAAAACAAACCTACGAACAAACTGAATTTTATCGAGCACTGGTACATGAACTCAAAACGCCGCTGACCCCCATCATGTTAACCGCTGAAGCGTTGTCTGATAGAGTCGAGCCACGGTTCAAACCTCAAATGGAAGGTATCGTACGGGGAGCCAGATTGCTCGAGGACATAATTAATGACTTGCATGACCTGATAAGAAGCGAAGTCGGCACACTGTCCCTTTCCCCTGCGAAATTCGACCTGGACGACCTGATAGCTGAGGTCACTGAGTTATTGTCTCCCCAGATAAAAGAAAAAAATATTATCTTTGAACAATTCCAGGGTAAGGCCAACATAAGGCTGAACGCCGACCGGGGCAGAATCCGTCAAATCATTCTCAACCTTTTGAACAACGCCATCAAGTATTCGGTATCAGGACAAGCTATCGAGATATACAGCGGCGAACAGGGTAAAAATGCGGTTATCGATATTGTTGACCATGGCGTCGGAATCGAGCCGAGCCAGCTTGACGTTATCTTCAAGCCTTATTTCTCTAAAACAGGTGGTTTGGGCCTCGGTCTGGCGCTGGCTAAAAATCTGGCTGAACTTCATAATGGTTCGGTCAGCGTAATCAGCCAACCGGGAAAAGGCAGTAAATTCACGCTGGTGTTACCGGTTTCAGGGTAA
- a CDS encoding two component transcriptional regulator, winged helix family (KEGG: deh:cbdb_A1497 DNA-binding response regulator~PFAM: response regulator receiver; transcriptional regulator domain protein~SMART: response regulator receiver) has translation MNMKKILIIEDDPGVVESLIFALESAVPSVDIVSSNNGQGGIELVETFHPDVVVLDLGLPDTDGLQVIKDIRFFSPVPILVLTCRGEETDVVNCLTMGANDYLTKPPRQNELIARLTALTRGTQTEFIKFDKIELNISKRTLLFEGREIHLSIIESQILLELLKNAPSAVTYDHLSECIWGEEAENNIGKLKVHINHLRRKMDEIGLKDPIHNVSGLGYLFKPV, from the coding sequence ATGAATATGAAAAAAATCCTTATCATAGAAGACGATCCCGGAGTAGTGGAATCCCTGATATTCGCATTGGAAAGCGCTGTTCCCAGCGTGGATATCGTTTCATCCAACAACGGGCAAGGGGGGATAGAACTGGTCGAGACTTTCCATCCGGATGTCGTAGTGCTTGACCTCGGACTGCCCGACACTGACGGATTGCAGGTCATCAAGGACATCAGGTTCTTCTCTCCGGTCCCCATCCTGGTGCTGACCTGTCGGGGCGAGGAAACAGATGTTGTCAACTGTCTGACAATGGGCGCCAATGATTACCTGACTAAACCCCCACGGCAAAACGAGCTTATTGCTCGGCTGACGGCCTTAACCCGTGGTACACAGACCGAGTTTATCAAATTCGATAAAATCGAACTGAATATCTCTAAACGGACTCTGCTGTTCGAAGGACGGGAAATTCACCTGAGTATAATTGAGAGTCAGATACTCTTGGAGTTATTAAAAAACGCGCCCTCGGCAGTTACTTACGACCACCTTTCGGAATGCATTTGGGGTGAAGAAGCCGAAAACAATATCGGTAAACTGAAGGTCCATATCAATCACCTGAGGCGTAAAATGGATGAGATAGGATTAAAAGATCCCATACATAACGTCTCCGGACTCGGCTATCTTTTTAAGCCGGTCTGA